The following are encoded in a window of Methylicorpusculum oleiharenae genomic DNA:
- the holB gene encoding DNA polymerase III subunit delta' translates to MLPWHEPYWHQLAAYLQQKRIPQALIVNGPRGLGKHQLVNQFAYSLLCIQPLANGIHCGQCSSCLLVKAQTHPDLLYLEPEEAGKAITIGQIRELIPTLSLKPQYQSYRVLIINPADSMNRAAANAFLKFLEEPTERTIILLITEILSQLPATIASRCQKMTLKKPEPDAARLWLAAQGIEQNKSALLLSLALGSPLLASAYAEDGTIEQRQNCLTQWLKVGKHQLLPTVVAEEWSKLPTGKLQFWMTSWVIDLIKCCFGLPVSALINPDLKVHWQEFKQPLELNQLYSLYDLLLLSRERFEKQLNNQLLLEEILINWSHVTRSP, encoded by the coding sequence ATGCTACCCTGGCATGAGCCTTATTGGCATCAATTAGCCGCCTATCTTCAACAGAAGCGAATTCCTCAAGCACTGATCGTCAATGGTCCGCGTGGATTAGGTAAACACCAGCTGGTTAATCAGTTCGCCTATTCATTACTCTGTATTCAGCCCTTGGCTAACGGCATTCATTGTGGTCAATGCAGTTCATGCTTACTGGTTAAGGCGCAAACGCATCCTGATTTGTTATATCTGGAACCGGAAGAAGCGGGTAAAGCCATTACAATCGGACAAATACGCGAACTGATTCCTACGCTATCACTGAAGCCCCAGTACCAAAGTTACCGGGTTCTGATTATTAACCCTGCCGATTCGATGAACAGAGCGGCTGCCAACGCCTTTTTAAAGTTTTTGGAAGAACCTACCGAAAGAACGATCATTCTGTTGATTACCGAGATACTTTCCCAATTACCGGCCACGATTGCCAGCCGCTGCCAAAAAATGACCTTAAAAAAGCCGGAACCGGACGCCGCGAGGCTTTGGCTGGCGGCTCAGGGCATTGAGCAGAACAAGTCGGCCCTATTGCTCAGTTTGGCTTTGGGATCTCCTTTGCTGGCAAGCGCTTATGCAGAAGACGGTACGATAGAACAAAGACAAAACTGTCTGACGCAATGGCTTAAAGTTGGAAAACACCAGTTATTGCCTACCGTGGTAGCGGAAGAATGGAGCAAACTACCAACGGGCAAGCTGCAGTTCTGGATGACAAGCTGGGTTATTGATTTGATTAAATGTTGTTTCGGATTGCCGGTTAGCGCCCTGATCAATCCTGATTTAAAAGTACATTGGCAAGAATTTAAGCAGCCGCTAGAATTAAACCAGCTTTATTCACTGTACGATTTGTTGCTGCTAAGCCGCGAACGTTTTGAAAAACAGCTCAATAATCAGCTGTTATTAGAAGAAATTTTAATAAACTGGTCCCACGTAACCAGGAGTCCATAA